In Kiloniellales bacterium, the genomic window CGACATGGCGGCGCCGACGCCGCAGCCCGAGATCACGCCCTCGGCGATCGGCGTGTCGCGCACCCGCTCCGGGCCGAAGGCCTCCAGCAAGCCGCGGGTCAGGCCGAAGATGCCGCCGATCTGGCCGACGTCCTCGCCGAGGACGATCACGCCTTCGTCGCGCGCCATTTCCTGGTGCATGGCCTCGGTGATGGCCTGGGCGTAGGTGATGGCGCGGCTTCCGGCCGGCGGCTCGGGCTCGAAGGCCTCGCGGCGCGGCGCGGTCACCAGGGCCTGAGCCGTCTCCAGCTCGGGCTCCGGCAGGGCCGAGGCCCAGTCGATGGCATCCTCCACCTCGCGCTCCGCCTGGGCCGCCAGCCCGCCATAGGCGCGCTCGTCGAGCAGGCCCGCCTCGGCCGTGCGGTCACGCAGGCGGAGGATGGGATCAACGTGGCGCCACTGCTCCTCTTCCTCCTCCGTCCGGTAGCGCGGCAGGTTGGCGCGCATGGAGTGGTCGTCCCAGCGGTAGGTCAGGGCCTCGATCAGGGTCGGCCCCTCGCCGGCCCGCGCCCGCAGCGCGGCGCGCAGCACCGTGTCGTGGACGGCCGCGGCGTCGTTGCCGTCGATCCGGTGGCCGGGCAGGTCGTAGGCGGCGGCGCGGCGGGCGATTCCGCCGCCGGCAATGACGCCCGCGCTGGGGGTGGTCAGGCCGTAGAGGTTGTTCTCGCAGAAGAAGATCAGCGGCAGCTTCCAGATCGCCGCCAGGTTCATGGCCTCGTGGAAGATGCCCTCGCTGGCCGCGCCGTCGCCGAAGAAAGCGATGCCGACCGCGCCCGAGCCGCGCAGCCGCTCGGCCAGGGCGGCTCCGGTGCCGAGGCCCATGCCGGCGCCGACGATGCCGTTGGCGCCGAGGATGCGACGTTCGAAGTCGGCGATGTGCATAGAGCCGCCAAGGCCGTAGCAGTAGCCTTCGGCCTTGCCCATCAGCTCGGCCATCATCCGGCTCAGCTCCGCACCCTTGGCGATGGTGTGCCCGTGGCCGCGGTGATGGGTCAGGATGAAGTCATCGGGCTCCAGCGCCTTGCAGGCGCCGGCGGCAATGGCCTCCTGGCCGATCGAGGAATGCGCCGTACCCTTGATCCGGCCATCGAGGAAGAGCTCCTTGGCGCGTTGCTCGAAGCGGCGGATGCGCAGCATGGTGGTCAGCATGGCGACCAGGTCCTCGCCCTCCAGCGCGTTGGAGGGCTGGACCGGGTCGACCGTCTTGAGGATCTCGATCGTCGTCATCGCTCTCATCCGTAGACCAGCGCCGGCAGCCAAAGCGCGATCTGGGGGAAGACCACGACCAGGGCGAGGCCGATCAGCTGCAGCCCGATGAAGGGCCATTGCGCCCGGAAAATGTCATTCAAGGTGACCTCCGGCGGCGCGGCGCCCTTGAGATAGAAGCAGGCCGGGCCGAAGGGCGGCGTCAGATAGGCGATCTGCATCGAGAGATTGAAGACGATGCCGAACCAGATCGGGTCGTAGCCCAGGGCCTGAAGCGTCGGCAGGAAGATCGGCATGGTCAGGAAGAGGATGCCGATCCAGTCGATAAAGAAGCCGAGCAGGATGAAGACGCCGATCATCACCAGGAGGATCACTGCAGGCTCGCTGGAGATGCCGGCCAGCAGGGTCTTGGCGAAGGCGATCCCGCCAAGGACATTGTAGACGCCGATCAGGGCGTTGGTGCCGAAGACCAGCCAGAAGACCATGCCGCAGGTCTTCAAGGCCTGCACCAAGGCGCCGCGGATCATCTCCAGGCTGAACTCGCGCCGGACCCAGGCGGCCAGGATCGCACCGGCGACGCCCACGGCCGCCGACTCCGTGATCGAAGCGAAGCCGGCGTAGATCGAGACCAGCACGGCCGCCGCGACCCCAAGGGGCAGCGCGACCCCCTTCAGCAGGGCGAGCTTCTCGGCCAGCGACATCTGCCGATCCGCCTC contains:
- a CDS encoding TRAP transporter large permease subunit; the protein is MDIASLSLLIVVAMAGLLMLGVPLAFVSGAIAVVLAFAHFGTGGLFIIGSRTAEFVSSFALVAVPMFVLMASVMERSGVARDLYRAFHVWAGNTSGGVAVITTVVAVILGATTGIIGGEIVLLGLIALPQMLKLGYDKKLAIGTITAGGSLGTMIPPSIILIFYGISAEVSISHLFLATVMPGLLLAGLYIAYILLRCRLNPALGPPVDEADRQMSLAEKLALLKGVALPLGVAAAVLVSIYAGFASITESAAVGVAGAILAAWVRREFSLEMIRGALVQALKTCGMVFWLVFGTNALIGVYNVLGGIAFAKTLLAGISSEPAVILLVMIGVFILLGFFIDWIGILFLTMPIFLPTLQALGYDPIWFGIVFNLSMQIAYLTPPFGPACFYLKGAAPPEVTLNDIFRAQWPFIGLQLIGLALVVVFPQIALWLPALVYG
- a CDS encoding thiamine pyrophosphate-dependent enzyme gives rise to the protein MTTIEILKTVDPVQPSNALEGEDLVAMLTTMLRIRRFEQRAKELFLDGRIKGTAHSSIGQEAIAAGACKALEPDDFILTHHRGHGHTIAKGAELSRMMAELMGKAEGYCYGLGGSMHIADFERRILGANGIVGAGMGLGTGAALAERLRGSGAVGIAFFGDGAASEGIFHEAMNLAAIWKLPLIFFCENNLYGLTTPSAGVIAGGGIARRAAAYDLPGHRIDGNDAAAVHDTVLRAALRARAGEGPTLIEALTYRWDDHSMRANLPRYRTEEEEEQWRHVDPILRLRDRTAEAGLLDERAYGGLAAQAEREVEDAIDWASALPEPELETAQALVTAPRREAFEPEPPAGSRAITYAQAITEAMHQEMARDEGVIVLGEDVGQIGGIFGLTRGLLEAFGPERVRDTPIAEGVISGCGVGAAMSGLRPIVEIQLFDFVSLMMDSIVNHAAKARFMMGGKPTIPIVFRGPQGAGIRLAAQHCQSLEAWFAHVPGL